In a single window of the Motilibacter aurantiacus genome:
- a CDS encoding GNAT family N-acetyltransferase, translating to MLRTTSLRVLGPRDVEAALALVDRDPVTNVFVGARLHAAGLDTWRLGAEVWGHVVDGELDALCYAGANLVPVEAGPEAVRAFAERARRLGRRCSSIVGPRDAVEPLWALLEPEWGPARDVRRDQPLLSISSAPLVAPDPDVRLVRRDEIDVLLPACIDMFTEEVGVSPLAGDGGALYRARVAELIAAGRAMARIDGGRVVFKAEVGAAVPGACQVQGVWVDPALRGRGHSVAGMAAVVELARADVAPVVSLYVNDYNTPARRAYERVGFRQVGTFMSVLF from the coding sequence TCGTCGACCGCGACCCGGTGACCAACGTCTTCGTCGGCGCCCGGCTGCACGCGGCGGGCCTGGACACTTGGCGGCTCGGGGCCGAGGTGTGGGGCCACGTCGTCGACGGCGAGCTCGACGCGCTCTGCTACGCCGGGGCCAACCTCGTCCCCGTCGAGGCCGGGCCGGAGGCGGTGCGCGCGTTCGCCGAGCGGGCGCGCCGGCTGGGCCGGCGCTGCTCGTCGATCGTCGGCCCGCGGGACGCGGTCGAGCCGCTGTGGGCACTGCTGGAGCCGGAGTGGGGGCCGGCCCGGGACGTCCGCCGCGACCAGCCGCTGCTGTCCATCTCCTCCGCGCCGCTCGTCGCCCCCGACCCGGACGTCCGCCTGGTCCGGCGCGACGAGATCGACGTGCTGCTGCCGGCCTGCATCGACATGTTCACCGAGGAGGTCGGCGTCTCCCCCCTGGCCGGGGACGGCGGCGCGCTGTACCGCGCCCGGGTCGCCGAGCTGATCGCGGCCGGGCGGGCGATGGCACGCATCGACGGGGGCAGGGTCGTGTTCAAGGCTGAGGTGGGTGCGGCGGTCCCCGGCGCGTGCCAGGTGCAGGGGGTCTGGGTCGACCCGGCCCTGCGCGGCCGCGGGCACTCGGTCGCCGGCATGGCGGCCGTCGTCGAGCTGGCGCGGGCCGACGTCGCCCCGGTCGTCTCGCTCTACGTCAACGACTACAACACGCCCGCGCGCCGGGCGTACGAGCGGGTCGGGTTCCGCCAGGTCGGCACCTTCATGTCGGTGCTCTTCTAG
- a CDS encoding proline--tRNA ligase, with protein sequence MPLRMSTLFLRTLREDPADAEVASHKLLVRAGYIRRAAPGIYSWLPLGLKVLRNVERVVREEMDRAGFQEVHFPALLPREAYEATGRWTEYGDLLFRLQDRKGADYLLGPTHEEMFTLLVKDLYSSYKDLPLSIYQIQTKYRDEARPRAGILRGREFVMKDSYSFDVDDEGLRASYARHRAAYIAAFDRLGLDYVIVSAVSGAMGGSASEEFLAPCEAGEDTFVRSTGSDYAANSEAVVTPAPAALDWSGAPEARVVDTPDTPTIQTLVDLLNARDDLARADGREWQASDTLKNVVVQLVHPDGTREPLVVGVPGDREVDAKRLEASVSPAEVAAFTEEDFAKHPALVRGYIGPQALGEKSASGIRYLVDPRVVDGTAWVTGANEPGKHVVGLVAGRDFTADGTVEAAEVREGDPSPDGQGALTIARGIEIGHIFQLGRKYAEALGLKVLDENGKQVTVTMGSYGIGVSRAVAAIAEQTYDEQGLCWPREVAPADVHVVATGKDDAVFAEAERITAAAEQFGLRVLLDDRRGVSPGVKFKDAELIGVPTILVVGKGLATGVVELRDRRSGDRSEVPVAVAVERLREACAGALGTTAT encoded by the coding sequence ATGCCGCTGCGGATGTCGACGCTGTTCCTGCGCACGCTGCGCGAGGACCCCGCCGACGCCGAGGTCGCGAGCCACAAGCTCCTCGTGCGTGCCGGCTACATCCGCCGCGCCGCGCCGGGCATCTACAGCTGGCTCCCGCTCGGCCTCAAGGTGCTGCGCAACGTCGAGCGCGTCGTGCGCGAGGAGATGGACCGCGCCGGCTTCCAGGAGGTCCACTTCCCGGCCCTGCTGCCGCGCGAGGCCTACGAGGCGACCGGGCGCTGGACCGAGTACGGCGACCTGCTCTTCCGGCTGCAGGACCGCAAGGGCGCCGACTACCTGCTCGGGCCGACGCACGAAGAGATGTTCACTCTTCTGGTCAAGGACCTCTACTCGTCCTACAAGGACCTGCCGCTCTCGATCTACCAGATCCAGACCAAGTACCGCGACGAGGCGCGCCCGCGCGCAGGCATCCTGCGCGGCCGCGAGTTCGTGATGAAGGACTCCTACTCCTTCGACGTCGACGACGAGGGGCTGCGCGCCTCGTACGCCAGGCACCGCGCGGCGTACATCGCGGCCTTCGACCGGCTCGGGCTCGACTACGTCATCGTCTCGGCGGTGTCCGGGGCGATGGGCGGCTCGGCGTCCGAGGAGTTCCTCGCGCCCTGCGAGGCCGGCGAAGACACCTTCGTGCGCAGCACCGGCAGCGACTACGCCGCCAACAGCGAGGCGGTCGTCACCCCGGCGCCCGCGGCCCTTGACTGGTCCGGTGCGCCCGAGGCCCGCGTGGTCGACACCCCGGACACCCCGACGATCCAGACCCTGGTCGACCTGCTCAACGCCCGCGACGACCTCGCGCGCGCCGACGGCCGCGAGTGGCAGGCCTCGGACACGCTGAAGAACGTCGTCGTGCAGCTCGTGCACCCCGACGGGACGCGCGAGCCGCTGGTCGTCGGCGTCCCGGGCGACCGCGAGGTCGACGCCAAGCGGCTCGAGGCGTCGGTGTCGCCGGCCGAGGTCGCCGCCTTCACCGAAGAGGACTTCGCGAAGCACCCTGCCCTCGTGCGCGGCTACATCGGCCCGCAGGCGCTGGGGGAGAAGAGCGCTTCAGGCATCCGCTACCTGGTGGACCCGCGCGTCGTCGACGGCACGGCCTGGGTCACCGGGGCGAACGAGCCGGGCAAGCACGTCGTCGGGCTCGTCGCCGGCCGCGACTTCACCGCCGACGGCACGGTGGAGGCCGCCGAGGTGCGCGAGGGCGACCCGTCCCCGGACGGCCAGGGCGCCCTGACCATCGCGCGCGGCATCGAGATCGGGCACATCTTCCAGCTCGGGCGCAAGTACGCCGAGGCCCTCGGCCTGAAGGTGCTGGACGAGAACGGCAAGCAGGTCACCGTGACCATGGGGTCGTACGGGATCGGCGTCTCGCGCGCGGTCGCCGCCATCGCCGAGCAGACCTACGACGAGCAGGGGCTGTGCTGGCCGCGCGAGGTCGCACCGGCCGACGTGCACGTCGTGGCGACCGGCAAGGACGACGCGGTGTTCGCCGAGGCGGAGCGCATCACGGCGGCGGCCGAGCAGTTCGGCCTGCGCGTGCTGCTGGACGACCGGCGCGGCGTGTCGCCCGGCGTGAAGTTCAAGGACGCGGAGCTGATCGGCGTGCCCACCATCCTCGTGGTCGGCAAGGGGCTCGCCACCGGCGTGGTCGAGCTGCGCGACCGGCGGTCCGGGGATCGCTCGGAGGTGCCGGTGGCCGTGGCGGTCGAGCGGCTGCGCGAGGCCTGCGCGGGAGCACTCGGCACCACGGCGACCTGA